A region from the Triticum urartu cultivar G1812 chromosome 1, Tu2.1, whole genome shotgun sequence genome encodes:
- the LOC125523280 gene encoding GDSL esterase/lipase At5g45910-like: MATMRAAAALLGAVVLLCALRHGGAQRYEAIYSFGDSISDTGNLCVGGCPSWLTTGQSPYGETFFKRPTGRCSDGRVIVDFLAEHFGLPLLPASKAGGDFKKGANMAIIGATTMDFAFFQSIGLSDKIWNNGPLDTQIQWFRKLLPSACGKDCKRHLSKSLFVVGEFGGNDYNAALFSGRTMADVRGYVPRVVSHIVRGLENMIRLGAMDVVVPGVLPIGCFPIYLTLYGTSNAGDYDGDGCLKSQNELSAHHNSLLRRSLANLQRTYPRTRIMYADFYAQVIQMIRAPQNFGLKYGLKVCCGAGGQGKYNYNNKARCGMAGASACADPQNYLIWDGIHLTEAAYRSIANGWLKGPYCSPRILR; encoded by the exons ATGGCGACGATGAGAGCCGCCGCCGCGCTGCTTGGCGCCGTGGTGCTGCTGTGCGCGCTCCGTCACGGCGGGGCGCAGCGGTACGAGGCCATCTACAGCTTCGGCGACTCCATCTCCGACACCGGCAACCTCTGCGTCGGCGGCTGCCCGTCGTGGCTCACCACGGGCCAGTCGCCCTACGGGGAGACTTTCTTCAAGCGCCCCACCGGCCGCTGCTCCGACGGCCGCGTCATCGTCGATTTCCTCG CCGAGCACTTTGGGCTGCCGCTGCTGCCGGCGTCCAAGGCCGGCGGCGACTTCAAGAAGGGCGCCAACATGGCGATCATCGGCGCCACCACCATGGACTTCGCCTTCTTCCAGTCCATCGGCCTCAGCGACAAGATCTGGAACAACGGGCCCCTGGACACCCAGATCCAGTGGTTCCGGAAGCTCCTCCCGTCGGCCTGCGGCAAGGACTGCAAGAGGCACCTCTCCAAGTCCCTGTTCGTAGTGGGCGAGTTCGGCGGCAACGACTACAACGCGGCGCTCTTCTCCGGTCGCACCATGGCCGACGTGAGGGGCTACGTGCCGCGGGTCGTCAGCCACATCGTCCGTGGCCTCGAG AACATGATCAGACTAGGCGCGATGGACGTGGTGGTGCCGGGGGTGCTCCCCATCGGGTGCTTCCCGATCTACCTGACCCTCTACGGCACCTCCAACGCCGGTGACTACGACGGCGACGGGTGCCTCAAGAGCCAGAACGAGCTCTCCGCCCACCACAACTCGCTGCTCCGGCGGAGCCTCGCCAACCTCCAGAGGACCTACCCCCGCACCAGGATCATGTACGCCGACTTCTACGCGCAGGTCATCCAGATGATCCGGGCCCCTCAGAATTTCG GCCTCAAGTACGGGCTGAAGGTGTGCTGCGGCGCCGGCGGGCAGggcaagtacaactacaacaacAAGGCGAGGTGCGGCATGGCCGGGGCGAGCGCCTGCGCCGACCCACAGAACTACCTCATCTGGGACGGCATCCACCTCACGGAGGCGGCGTACCGTTCGATCGCCAACGGGTGGCTCAAGGGCCCCTACTGCAGCCCCCGCATCCTGCGCTGA